The Pseudomonas extremaustralis genome contains a region encoding:
- a CDS encoding glycine betaine ABC transporter substrate-binding protein, which yields MKKLSLILGCVLLLAGIAQAAEKPVIRIGARVFTEQTLLAEITSQYLRTKGYDTRVTGGLGSNLARSAQESGQLDLIWEYTGVSLVAYNHVDEKLDSEQSYARVKELDAKKGLVWLSPSRFSNTYALALPQKVAKEHPEINSISDLTQAMAQTTQEHRLVALDTEFANRSDGLAGMVKLYDMNLTRKNTRQMDAGLVYTALRNGQVFAGLVYTTDGRLNAFKLKLLEDDKHYFPDYTAAPVVRQVYLDAHPELAAELAPLAALFDDETMRQLNARVDVDHESPSAVAADFLRQHPLN from the coding sequence ATGAAAAAACTAAGCTTGATATTAGGCTGCGTCCTGCTGCTTGCAGGAATTGCGCAAGCCGCTGAAAAACCGGTGATCCGCATCGGCGCCCGGGTGTTCACCGAACAGACCCTGCTCGCCGAAATCACCTCCCAGTACCTGCGCACCAAGGGTTACGACACCCGTGTGACCGGCGGCCTGGGCAGCAACCTGGCGCGCAGTGCCCAGGAAAGCGGGCAACTGGACCTGATCTGGGAATACACCGGCGTGTCGCTGGTGGCCTACAACCACGTGGACGAGAAACTCGACAGCGAACAGTCCTACGCTCGAGTGAAAGAACTCGACGCGAAAAAAGGCCTGGTCTGGCTGTCGCCGTCGCGTTTCAGCAACACCTACGCCCTGGCGCTGCCGCAGAAGGTGGCCAAGGAACATCCTGAGATCAACAGCATCAGCGACCTCACCCAAGCCATGGCGCAAACCACCCAGGAACACCGCCTGGTCGCCCTGGACACCGAGTTCGCCAACCGCTCCGACGGTCTGGCCGGCATGGTCAAGCTCTACGACATGAACCTGACCCGCAAAAACACCCGGCAGATGGACGCCGGCCTGGTCTACACCGCCCTGCGCAACGGCCAAGTGTTTGCCGGTCTGGTCTACACCACCGACGGTCGCCTCAACGCCTTCAAATTGAAGCTGCTGGAGGACGACAAACACTACTTCCCGGACTACACCGCAGCCCCGGTGGTGCGTCAGGTTTATCTCGACGCCCATCCTGAACTGGCCGCAGAGCTTGCGCCACTGGCCGCGCTGTTCGATGACGAAACCATGCGTCAACTGAACGCGCGGGTCGACGTCGACCATGAAAGCCCGTCCGCCGTGGCCGCCGACTTCCTGCGCCAACATCCACTCAACTAA